The genome window GCGCGCCCGACGAATGCCTCAAGGCATCCGTGCTTGCCGCAGCCGCACAGCGGCCCTTCCAGCTCGATCAGCATATGCCCGATCTCGCCCGCACCGCCGTCAGCGCCACGGTACAGATCGCCGCCGACGATCGCCGCGCCGCCCACGCCGCGATCGACCATCACGTAGAACATGCTGCGCGCGCCGCGACCGGCTCCAAACAGGAGTTCGCCTAATGCGGCGGCTTTGGCGTCGTTGTCGACCAGCACCGGCACCTGGAACTCTGCCGCGACCAGCTCGCGCAGTTGGATCTGCCCCCAGCCGGGATAGCTCGGCGGGCTAAAGCTCAGCGCGGTCGATGAGAGCACCGGCGCGGGCAGCGCCAGGCCGATACCCAGCACGCCGCCGAACCCGGCGATCTGCTGCGCGAAGACATCGTGGAGCGTGCCGCGCAGCTGTGTTGCCAGCGCCTCCGGCCCCTGCGCCATGGTGGAAGGTACTTCTAAGCGCCGCTGCACCGCCGCGTTCAGGTCGGTGACGACCGCCGTCAGGGTGTGAGCGCCAACCTCAAGGCCGATCGCGCAGTACGCCTGGGGCACCAGTTGCAGCAGCATGGGCCGCCGCCCGCCCGACGAAGGGCCGACGCCGACTTCCTGAACCAGGCCCTCCTCCACCAGCCCGCCGATGATGTCCATCACCGCTGGCATGCTCAGCCGACCCACCCGCGCCAGCTCGGCCCGCGAGATCGGCCCGCGCGTCCGCACCAGCTCTAAGACGACAGCTCGATTGTGCCGACGCAGATCGGCGGAGGCTTTGCCTGATAGGACTACGCTACCATGCCGCATCGCTGCTCTCTACTTCCTTAGTAAGGATTAGAAAGTAGGCGGCTCTTATAGCACAAACAGGCCTGCCATGTCAAGAGACACGCATAAACTGCTAGACTTTCTTTACTTTCTTTAGAATGTTCGATGGAAGATGCGCGACGGCGTGATCTTTACGAGGGCTTTCGGTTCGATTAGAATACATTATTATCCGCCTGCCTGTGTCAAGGATCGACAAAAATGGCATCCGCACAACATCCATTTGATGATCTTCATCGGAAAATAGAGACGACCACGCGCGCGCGTTATATTGCTGCAAATCGTCTTGCCACCCACCAACGATTTTCTCAGTGGATTTTAGCAGCACTCTCTGTCGAACTCATTCTCATCCCGCTATTTCAGGCGATGAATGTGCCATTACGAACATCTCCTGAGGTGCTGAATGCAATTGAAGTATTTCTCGCGGTGCTGGTTCTCGCCTACTCGCAGTTACTCGGCGCGGAAAACTATGCGCTTCATGCCGACAAAATGTTGAGCAGCGGACGAGAGCTAGGACGGCTTAATCGTGAACTCACGCCCTATATTGGGAAGCCCTATGATGCAGCGATCTACATGCAATTCGTTGAACGGTATCATGATATTTTAGATAAGTACGCTAATCACGCGGATGTTGATTATGATGTGTATCGCCTCAAGAATCGTCGGACGTTCTACCCCCAAACTTCCAGCTTTGTCTGGGCCTGGATCACAACGCGCATGCGGTATGGAGCGGGTTATTTACATTATTCGCTGGTTCTGGTCTTTACCGGCTTGTCGATCTTGTATATCTTTTATTGGCAGTAAGTGGCGCGCTTAACATAAATCACCCGCCCCCGGTACGTCCGGCGACGGGTGAAATATAGAGAAGCCCTGGAATGCCTACTGGCACACATCACATCGAGTTAGCTACTCACTCCGCAGTATCTTGATGCAGTGCTCGGTTTGTTTTGGCGCTTCGCCACCAGCTTTTCTGCCCAAGCTTCGCTCGTACGACGACCTATACATCTCTATCTGTCAGCCGTGTGAGCTTTGCTGCCGAGATGCTTGCCCTGCTTGTACAGCAACTGTTTCATTCGGGGCTACCCGCGTAGCACTTGCGAACCGATTTGAAATCCAGCGCTTACGTATGATGGTCCCCGTTCAGCCTCCAGGCTTCACGTTTCGCATCATTTACGGTCGATCCCATCCAAACTTTTCTACGTCTGGGAATTCGCCGCTTGCAACGACAAGCTTATTGTACTTAACCCTACGATGGTCTTTTACCAATAGCTTCTCAGGGCTACGTTGTATGTTATAGCATACTTGATCTTGAAGATCAAGACTTTCATCGTCGTTTTACGATATTAGCGTAAAGAATCGGTTAACACGCGCAGAGGTGCGGCTATGCGGTCGAGCTATGTCAATAGTTTAAATACGCGGGCTTACCCCTCTACCGTTTGCTCGTGAGCGATAGCGGCGGCGACGGCTTTTCCAGAAAGGAGCACCAGCGGAATCCCGCCGCCCGGATGGGTCGCGCCGCCGACAAAGTACAGCCTGCGCACGTCGGGCGATACGATGGGCGGGCGCAAAAATGCCGCTAGCATCTGGTTCGACGACGAGCCGTAGAGCGCGCCGCGCCAGGCATAGGTGCGATTTTGGAAGTCAGACGGCGTGATGATCTGCTCGTAGCGGATATGCTGGCCTAGCTCTGGTAGCCCGCGCCGCTCAAGCGCCCGCACGATCAGGTCGCGGTAGCTCCGCGCCTCGCGCTCCCACTGAAAGCGCTGGCTGGTAGCCGGAGCGTTGACCAGTACAAAGAGGTTCATGCCGCCCGTGGGCGCGTGGCCCGGATCGCTGCGGACTGTGGCCGTAACATAGATCGTCGGGTCGGGAGCGGGCACCTGAAGATCGAAGAGCGCGCGGAACTCGGCGGGATAGTCGCGCGAGAAAAAGATGTTGTGGTGCGTCAGATCGGGATAGTCGCGGTCGGTGCCGAGCAGCAGGACAAACCCGGAGCACGACGGATCGACCCGATCGATGCGCCGGTCGGTCCAGACACGGCGCTGCTCAGGCGCGACCAGATGGCGCAGGCCGTGCAGCGCGTCGACGTTGACGATCACCCGCTCCGCCGCCAGATCGCGGCCCTGCGCCAGCCGCACGCCCCGCGCGCGTCCGTCGCGCACGCGCACCTCGACGACTTCGGCGCTGGTTTCAATCTCGACGCCCAGCGCCTCGGCCAGCCGCAGCAGCTCGCGCGCCAGCGAGTACATGCCGCCTGTGAGATACCAGCCGCCCTCGGCAAACTCGATGTACGGAATGATACAGAATGTCGCCGGGGCGCGGTAGGGCGACGAGCCGTTGTAGGTCGCGTAGCGGTTGAAGACCTGCCGCAGGTGTGGCGAGCGAAAATAGCGTCGCACGGCCTGATCGACGGTATGCAGCGGATCGAGCGCGGGCGCGTCGCGGACAAAGCGCGGCGTGACGAAATCGCGCCAGCCGCGAAACGGCGACAGCAAAAACGGCTCGGAGGTCGCGGCATAGATCCGCCCGGCGAAGGCCATGAAGCGAAAGAAATTAACCGCGTCCGGCGGCGAGAGCCGACTGATCTCGGCAATCAGATCGGGCAGCGCCGCGCGATGATCCCAGCGCGTGCCGTCGGGCCAGGTGTAGCGGCAGACCGGATCGACGGGCACGATCTCCAGTACGTCGTCGGCGCTGTGTCCTGCGGCGGCCCATAGCTCGCGCACCACCCAGGGCATCGTGAGCAGCGACGGCCCGGTATCGAAGGTGAAGCCCTGCGCCTGGACGATACCCAGCTTGCCGCCGACGCGCTCGTTCTTTTCGAGCAGCCGCACGCGATGCCCCGCCGCTTGCAGACGAATCGCCGCTGCCAGCCCGCCCAGCCCGCCGCCGACGATGATCGTATCAACTCGCATGACGCCGCCGTACTAAACTCCACAGCTCGCGCAGCTCAGGCGCGCGCAGCAGCGCCCCAACCCCGACATACGCTGCCAGCCCCAGGCCGCCGACGCAGGCCAGCCAGCCAGCCAGGACAAAAAAATCGGCTCCGCGCCCGTACGGGCTATCCGCTGTCACGCCCGGAACATAGGGCCGCGACAGCCACACAGTGGCGATCAGCACCAGCACGAGCGCCAGCGTGCCAAAGACGAGCGCCAGCGCGGAGCGCGCGAAATGCGCCGCCTCGAAGCCGTGGAGCCGCCGCGCCAGAATGCCGAACAGCACCACAAACTCGATCATGTTGGTTGCGCTGTAGGCTAGGGCGATCAGACCGATGTCGCGCTGCCAGTAGGTGATCATGCTCCAGGCCAGCAGCCCGTTCAGCACAATCGTCGCCACGCCGACGATCACCGGCGTGTACGTATCCTCCATCGCGTAAAAGGTGCGAATCACGATCTCAGCGCCTGCCAGGCCGATCGCGCCGGGCGTGTAAAAGAGCAGCGCTCGCCCGGTCATCCGCAGTGCCTCCGCCCCAAAATCGCCGCGCTGGAAGAGCAGCCGCAGGATCGGCACATGCAGCACTGCCAGCAGCGCTGCCGCCGGAACCGTCAGCCACAGCACCGTGCGGAGCGTCTGCATCGATACGTGGCGCGCATCCTCCTGCTGCCCGGCGGCAAAGAGGCGCGTCAGGCGCGGAAACATCACCGTGCCCATGCTGACCGCGAGGATGCCGTGCGGCAGCATCAGCAGTTGGTAGGCGTAGCGATTGGCCGCCTGCGCCGAGCTGCCGATCAGGCTCATCAGCGAGATCATCACGATAATATTGAGCTGGAGCGCGCCCTGCCCGATCAGGCGCGGCGCGAGCAGCGAGCCTACGCGGATCACTTCGGGCATGCGCCAGTTCAGCGACGGCTTGAAGCGCAGACCGGCGCGGATAACGCCCGGCAGTTGCACCAGAAAATAGAGCAGCGCGCCGAACGCCACGCCGATCGCCAGCCCGTCGATGCCATAGATTGGCGCGAGAAAGAGCGCGGCGGCGATCATCGACAGATTGTAGATGTTGAAGGCAATCGCGGGCAGCGTGAAGCGCTCGAAGGTTTGCAGGATCGCCATCATCAGCCCGCCGAGGCCCAGCAGCAGCGGTTGAATCAGCATCAGCCGCATCAGATGCACGGTCAGCCCCAGCATCGCGGGATCGTCGGCGTAGCCGCTGGCGACAGTGTAGGCCAGCAGCGGGCGGGCAAAGGCCGCAACCAGCGCCGCGATCAGCACGAAGATGACGAATGACGCGGTCAGGATCGTGTTGGCAAGCTCCCAGGCGCGCTCCTGCTGCTGCTCTTCCAGCAGCCGACCAAAGACCGGGATCAGCGCCGAGCCGAGCGCGCCGCCGATAATCACAAAATATAACAGATCGGGGATGGCAAACGCGGCGGTAAATGCGCCCAGCTCCGGCCTGATGCCAAAGCGCTCCGAGATAATGCCGTCACGGATCACGCCGAGCAGACGGCTCAGCACCGCGCCAAGCATGACGATGCCGGTGTTGAGCACCATCC of Herpetosiphonaceae bacterium contains these proteins:
- a CDS encoding ROK family protein, with protein sequence MRHGSVVLSGKASADLRRHNRAVVLELVRTRGPISRAELARVGRLSMPAVMDIIGGLVEEGLVQEVGVGPSSGGRRPMLLQLVPQAYCAIGLEVGAHTLTAVVTDLNAAVQRRLEVPSTMAQGPEALATQLRGTLHDVFAQQIAGFGGVLGIGLALPAPVLSSTALSFSPPSYPGWGQIQLRELVAAEFQVPVLVDNDAKAAALGELLFGAGRGARSMFYVMVDRGVGGAAIVGGDLYRGADGGAGEIGHMLIELEGPLCGCGKHGCLEAFVGRAAIVRRAVRAINLAGRSELGGQPQAKLKTEHVIEAGIAGDAVAQGVLQETGRYLGIGIANVVNLFNPELVVLGGSTMRAGSLILDPVTNVVSQRVLPGMAERLRIGVGALGQDASAIGAAALVLRQLFVEGSLLT
- a CDS encoding SLATT domain-containing protein, with the translated sequence MASAQHPFDDLHRKIETTTRARYIAANRLATHQRFSQWILAALSVELILIPLFQAMNVPLRTSPEVLNAIEVFLAVLVLAYSQLLGAENYALHADKMLSSGRELGRLNRELTPYIGKPYDAAIYMQFVERYHDILDKYANHADVDYDVYRLKNRRTFYPQTSSFVWAWITTRMRYGAGYLHYSLVLVFTGLSILYIFYWQ
- the crtI gene encoding phytoene desaturase family protein, whose translation is MRVDTIIVGGGLGGLAAAIRLQAAGHRVRLLEKNERVGGKLGIVQAQGFTFDTGPSLLTMPWVVRELWAAAGHSADDVLEIVPVDPVCRYTWPDGTRWDHRAALPDLIAEISRLSPPDAVNFFRFMAFAGRIYAATSEPFLLSPFRGWRDFVTPRFVRDAPALDPLHTVDQAVRRYFRSPHLRQVFNRYATYNGSSPYRAPATFCIIPYIEFAEGGWYLTGGMYSLARELLRLAEALGVEIETSAEVVEVRVRDGRARGVRLAQGRDLAAERVIVNVDALHGLRHLVAPEQRRVWTDRRIDRVDPSCSGFVLLLGTDRDYPDLTHHNIFFSRDYPAEFRALFDLQVPAPDPTIYVTATVRSDPGHAPTGGMNLFVLVNAPATSQRFQWEREARSYRDLIVRALERRGLPELGQHIRYEQIITPSDFQNRTYAWRGALYGSSSNQMLAAFLRPPIVSPDVRRLYFVGGATHPGGGIPLVLLSGKAVAAAIAHEQTVEG
- the murJ gene encoding murein biosynthesis integral membrane protein MurJ, coding for MAQVSSITGRGARWRMVLNTGIVMLGAVLSRLLGVIRDGIISERFGIRPELGAFTAAFAIPDLLYFVIIGGALGSALIPVFGRLLEEQQQERAWELANTILTASFVIFVLIAALVAAFARPLLAYTVASGYADDPAMLGLTVHLMRLMLIQPLLLGLGGLMMAILQTFERFTLPAIAFNIYNLSMIAAALFLAPIYGIDGLAIGVAFGALLYFLVQLPGVIRAGLRFKPSLNWRMPEVIRVGSLLAPRLIGQGALQLNIIVMISLMSLIGSSAQAANRYAYQLLMLPHGILAVSMGTVMFPRLTRLFAAGQQEDARHVSMQTLRTVLWLTVPAAALLAVLHVPILRLLFQRGDFGAEALRMTGRALLFYTPGAIGLAGAEIVIRTFYAMEDTYTPVIVGVATIVLNGLLAWSMITYWQRDIGLIALAYSATNMIEFVVLFGILARRLHGFEAAHFARSALALVFGTLALVLVLIATVWLSRPYVPGVTADSPYGRGADFFVLAGWLACVGGLGLAAYVGVGALLRAPELRELWSLVRRRHAS